The genomic region TAAGAAGTTTCCACCATTTTGGTTAATATTATAAACTATAAAAATTTTATTAGCTAAAGTTTCATAACTGTTTTGGTAAAAATCTATTTTTTCTTTATTTTTTATTAAGTTTATTAAATTTGAAAATATATTATTAAACTTTTTATTCTTAAAACCTTGATGAAGTGGATAAAAAATAAAAATATCTTTTGATAATAAATTTATTCTAATATCCTGCTTATAAACACTTATCATTCTACTATTTATTAAATTATTTTGTTGTAATAATAAAGAAGCAGAATGATAATTTTCAGAATCTTTTAATTTAAAAACATAATATTCAATACAACTTGAAACTTTTAAATTATTAAAAAAAGTCTTTACTAATAAATAACTTTTGATTTTGCTATTTTTCTCATCATTATTATTAAATTCTTCCAATAATATCTCTTTTTTTATGAAATATCCTTTATTTTTAAGATTATTTTTAAAATTATCTTTATTTTTATCCTTTATTTTTTTTATAAATATATCTTTGTATCCAAATAACCTTAATAAATGATGCTTAGGATAATAAAAAATATTTACTATTCTATAATCTTCTGAAAAACAAATATCAATTAAAAAGTTTTTCGAATTAAGCTCAAAAGTTTTTCCATCTATATAAATCCATGAATTAAAAGAAGATAAATTTTGATAATAATCTTTATCAGGAAAAAATATAGATGAAAAAGCACCATCCCTATTAAAAGAAAAAAGAGAAGAATTATCTGCTAAAAAAACATAATAATTTTCAATTATTTTTTTTTGTTTCATAAAAACTATTCTTTTATTTTAATTTAAGTCCATAACTTTTTTATAAAGTATAATTACTATTTAAATACTATTTCCATAAATAATATCAGTTTTAACAATATGGTTTTTTATTTTGTAGCTATCATCATTTATGATTTTTAATAAACTATCAGTTATTTTTTCACCCAATATTTCAGGGAATGTTTCAACTGTAGTCAATTTAGGTGTAGATATATGAGATAAAAAGGAATTATTAAATGTTACAATACCAAAATCATTTGGAATATTAATTTTCAACTGTTTTAATTTTTCCAAAAATAAAAATGCAACATAATCATCAATTATAACAGCAGAATCATTCTCGTTTTTTCTTTTTACTATTTGATCAACAATATTGTCAATATTAACATTATTAAAATCTATAAAATAAACATACTTTTCATAATTTCCCAATTTTTTATTTGCAAAATCTTTAAAAGAAATGAAAGCATTTTTATTTTTTTCTGAGTTATCTAAACTATTTAAGCATTTATTTTCTAATAAAGCTTTAATAAAACCATTAAATCTATCATAGCAAACCGTATACTCAGAAGACCCAGAAATAAAAATAGGATTCTTATATCCATTTTTAAATAAAAGATTAGTAATCCGATAGGAAGCTTCATAATTATCATTGTCTATCCAATTATTTGTATCTATTAAAGGTTTTCCAAGTAAAACAAATGGAATTCTATTTTCTAAAAGAAATTCTATAAAATTATTATTATAAATTGATGCTAAAACTAAAACACCATCTATTCTGTGAGACATTATAATGGATTTTGCTTGTTCAAAAATAATTGAGTTTTTTTTATCAAACTCAATATATCCATTAAGTGTAAAATAGCCATTTCTGCTTGCAGTTTCATTTATTCCTTTAAAAACTTCTATGAAGAATGGATTTGCAAACGATTGCATAGGTGATCTAAATAAAATTATTCCTATAGTATATGTTTTTTTAGAACTTAAGGCTTTAGCATTTATATTTGGATAATAATCTAACTCTTTTGCTAATTTTTTAATTTTTTCCTTTGTTTCTTTTTTTATAAGATTAGAATCATTTAGAGCTCTCGATATAGTTGAAACTGAATAACCTGAAATAGAAGAAAGTTTTTTTAAATTAATTTTTTTCATTTTTTAAATATTAAAAATTTTATGCAAACGATTGCATAAATAATTTTTAATACATCTTAACAAAAAGTCAATAAAAAATTATAAAATTTTTAATTTTTTTTAAAAAATTTAAAAAATCAACAAAATCCTTAGAAATAAGATTAAATAATTTATTATATTTATAACTAAAAAAATTAAATATCAAAATTAATATTTAATGCCATTCTTATTTTTTTATCAAATCCTTTTAAACCTTTTAGTAAAAATATTTTTTTTTCATTTATTTTAATAAATCCATTTTTTTCAT from Spirochaetota bacterium harbors:
- a CDS encoding substrate-binding domain-containing protein, whose product is MKKINLKKLSSISGYSVSTISRALNDSNLIKKETKEKIKKLAKELDYYPNINAKALSSKKTYTIGIILFRSPMQSFANPFFIEVFKGINETASRNGYFTLNGYIEFDKKNSIIFEQAKSIIMSHRIDGVLVLASIYNNNFIEFLLENRIPFVLLGKPLIDTNNWIDNDNYEASYRITNLLFKNGYKNPIFISGSSEYTVCYDRFNGFIKALLENKCLNSLDNSEKNKNAFISFKDFANKKLGNYEKYVYFIDFNNVNIDNIVDQIVKRKNENDSAVIIDDYVAFLFLEKLKQLKINIPNDFGIVTFNNSFLSHISTPKLTTVETFPEILGEKITDSLLKIINDDSYKIKNHIVKTDIIYGNSI